Below is a genomic region from Prochlorococcus marinus str. MIT 0918.
TCATTATTCAGTCTTAGATTGTATTGACTCTAAACAAATACTTGATTTAAAACAAATACATTGGAGAGAGTCCTTAATTGAGGTTATATATCAATTTAAGGAAGGCAAATTATCATTAGATTGATCTGAGAGTTTTTTATTTTTTAAATCTCTCTGTGAAAGTATAGGTCTTTTTACTTTATCAATTTTTGGCCATTTTATGTTAATTTCAGGATCACTCCATAAAATTCCAAATTCATACTCTTTATAATAATATTCAGTACACATATAACAAATGTCGGCGATTTCACTTAATACAAGAAAACCATGTGCAAATCCAGGTGGGATCCAAAGCTGATTATGATCGACGTCATCTAAAATAACTGAAACATATCTCCCAAAGTTCTCAGATTCTACTCTTATATCAACTGCTACATCAAATACTTTACCTCTACTGCACCTTACTAATTTCCCCTGAGGTTGTACTAATTGATAATGCAACCCTCTTAAAACTCCAATAGAACTTCTTGACTGATTATGTTGTACAAAATCAGGCAATCCTATTTCCTTATGAATGCTATGTCTTGTTGTTTCTAAAAAAAATCCTCTATCGTCAGAATATACCTTAGGCTCAATAAGAAGAACTTCTGGTATAGACATTTCTATGATATTCATAATCAAATTAATAGGTTAACTTAACTAGAAGTAAATTTATTCTTCATTGAGATATCTTGCAACCAATGCTGGTTATTTATATACCATTTTATAGTTTTCTTCAATCCATCTTTTAGGGAAATCTCTGGGTTCCAACCTAATTGATTATTAATACACTCAGAATTAATAGCATATCTATAGTCATGACCTACTCTATCAGTCACAAAGTTAAGAAGATCCTTACTTGGAGTAATAGGCAACTGATAACTAGATTGATCCATTAATTCACAAATTAAAATCACTAAATCTAAATTCCTTATCTCATTATTTCCTCCTATACAATACCTAGAGCCTGGCTTAGCTTTAGATAGGATTAAATCTAAGGCTCTACAGTGATCATCAACATGTAACCAATCTCGAATATTAGATCCTTTACCGTAAATTGGTATTGATTTCCCTAAAAGTATATTTTGAATTGTTAAAGGTATTAACTTCTCAGGGAATTGAAAAGGTCCATAGTTATTAGAACAATTACTAATTAATATAGGCAAATTGTAAGTCTTGTGCCAAGACCAAGCCAGGTGATCACTTGAAGCCTTTGATGCTGAATAGGGCGAGCTTGGTTTATAATTTGTAGTCTCACAAAAGCTTTCTTCATTATCACTTAAAGCGCCAAAAACCTCATCAGTACTAACATGTAAAAATTTAAAATTAGCATTATAGTCGGATTTCTGCCAATGCAATCTAAAGGATTCTAATAAATTAAAAGTCCCAACTACATTTGTCTCGATAAACATCTTGGGGTTAAGTATAGATCGATCTACATGACTTTCAGCAGCCATATGTATAACATGTGTAATATTATATTTGCTAATTACTGAATCAAGTCTAACTCTATCAAGAAGATTTACTTGCTCAAATATAATATCCTTATTCTCAATTAAATCTTTGATATTACTTATATTACCAGCATAAGTTAATGCATCCAAGACAATTATTTTATCATCAGGATTTTTTTTAATCCAATTAAAAACCAAGTTGCTTCCTATAAAGCCAGCTCCACCAGTAATAAGCAGGTTACGCTTCACTTTAAGGTTAACTCCACAGAGGTATAATCATATTAATAATACATCAGAGTAATTGAAACAACGAAAGGGAATTATCTTAGCGGGTGGTTCGGGCACTAGACTTCATCCAATCACTAAAGGGGTTAGCAAACAATTATTACCTGTCTATGACAAGCCTATGATTTATTACCCTATAACTACATTAATGTTAGCTGGAATAAAAGATATTTTAATTATTACAACTCCTCATGAACATATTAATTTTAAAAGACTTTTAGGCGATGGAAGTTGTTGGGGTATAAATTTAAAATACGAAGTTCAAAATCATCCTGATGGATTAGCTCAAGCTTTTATTATTGGTAAGGATTTCCTTCAAAATGGCCCAGCTGCTCTTATATTGGGAGACAATCTATTCCATGGAGACCAACTAAGAAAACAATTATTAAAAAGCAATGATCGAAAAAAAGGAGCAACTGTTTTTGCATACCCAGTTAAAGATCCAGAGAGATATGGTGTAATAGAGTTAAATGAAAATGGTAGAGTTATAAGTATAGAAGAAAAGCCTAAAGTTCCAAAAAGTAAATATGCTTTAACAGGCCTATATTTTTACGACTCTAGTATTATTGAAAAGGCTCAAAAGGTTAAGCCTTCTAAGAGAGGTGAGTTAGAAATTACAGACATAAATCAAATGTATCTTAATGAAGATACTCTTAATGTAGAACTAATGAGTAGAGGGACAGCATGGTTAGATACAGGAACTTGTGAATCGCTTCATGATGCAGCAAGTTACATAAGAACATTAGAAAATAGGCAAGGGCTTAAAATTGGTTGTCCAGAAGAAATTTCATGGAGACAAGGTCTTATAAATAAAGATCAATTAATAGAATTAGCAAATAAACAAGAAAAAAGTGGATATGGTAAGTACCTAATTGAATTAGTAAAGTAAGTAGTCTAACTTAGATAATTTTAAAAAAATAATTTTAATTATTTAGAAGTTTATAATACTCCTCAACTGTACTTTTAATGACAAGAGGGACTTGGAATTCTCTTTTGACTTTTTCTCTTGCTTCTAAACCATATTTATTAATTAACTCAGGATTATGGTAAAAGAGTTGTATTGCCAACTTAATTGCATATTGATCCTTAAGAGGAATTAATATTCCAGAAATTCCATGCTCAACTACATCTTTACACCCAGGTACATCTGTAGTTATTATTCCCCTTTGCATCGCAGCTGCTTCTATTAATGATCTAGATAGGCCCTCTCTCCAAGACGGCATTATAACTATATCCACATCTGCGTAAACACTTTTCATATCTTCAACATGACCTAAAATAACTATATTTTGTAGAGATTTTAATTCATCAATTTCAACACTTGTTAATGAACTTCGATTACCTGAATCTATTTCACCAGCTATAATTAATTTAAATTTATAATTATCATCCCATAATTCCTTACATGCATTTATTGTCTCTTGAATTCCTTTTTCTCTAATTAATCTTGCTGGGAATAAAAGTTTTAATGGTTTGTTGAGTTTATGTTCTTCAATATTTTTAAAATAATCTATATCTACTCCAGATCCACGTATAAGTTTAGAGTTAGTACTATTGACTAAACCCATTTTAATTAGTTCTTCTTGGTCATCTGCATTTTGAAAAACAACTAAGCCCCTACTATCAATAAAAAGTGCTCTATATAAAGGCTTAAAGAATGTTCGTAAAAAGCGCATTCTTTTCTTTGTTGATAAAAAAACATGACCTAATCCAGTAATCGCATTTATAACTTTATATATACCTGCATTTCTTGCCGCAATAGTTCCATAAATACAAGCTTTGATTGTAAAGTGATGGAGAATTATCGGCTTTTCTCGTTTATATATTCTAATTAAATCAATCAAAGATAGAAATTCTTTAATAGGATTAATCGACCTTCTTGAAATTTTCCACTGATGAACAGTAAATCCTCTATTGAAAATTAAATCTGAATAAAAATCTAATGGAACTACAATGTGAACATCAAACCCCTCCGCTACCAATTGCTCCAGAAGTGATAATCTAAAATTATAAATATACCAACCAGAGTTAGCTACCAAAAGTACTTTAGGATTGTATATATTCTTTGCCATAAACTAAAATCAGTTAAACAAGGCTAATTGCGTAAGCTTAATTATACTAGATCTTCTAGAGATCTCTAGCTTAACTAGACAAGGCAGCGGGGAGGCAAATCTCATCTTTTAGTGTTTAATTCTAGATTTAGTGTCAATTAGCATTTTCAATAGCTCTGACTTATTTTTTTGTAAGCTATATTCATTTAGAACCCATTTGGAAGATGCTTTCCCCATTGATTCTCTTAAATTCTTATCAGATGATAGTAATTGAATAGCTTCTATCCATTCATGTTTATTCGAAACAAGAAAACCACAATTACTTGGAACAACATCTAAATTTGCTCCTACTGATGAAGCTATTACAGGTATACCACAGCTCATATATTGAATTAATTTATAAGCGCATTTACCTCTAGTCCAGGCATTATCAGGTAAAGGCATTAATCCAACATCAAATTTTTGTATTTCTTCAACATGAGTATTTAGATTCCATTTCCTTTGCACTATCTGTATGCCAGGTATAGATGGGGGTTCCCCTCCTATAACTACTAATCTAATTGGTATTCTTTGTGAAATAAACTTTAAAGGCTCTATAAGTATTTTCAAGTAATCAGCTGTGGTTGGGCTACCTAACCAGCCTAAAGTAAATACATCATTCTTATTTTTCAAAATAGGAAGCGATTTATAAATATTGGTATCAACTACTGAAGGTAGTCTAAAAACATATTGATTGTTTTTAAAGGCATACTTATAGAGTAAATTATTACCAGCTGCTACAGATAAGGCATTTTTAATAACATTTTTAAATTTATTTTTCAGAATAATATTAAGAGGAAAATAATTATATTTTAGATAAAATGCATCATCATAATCGTAGATATAAGGTAATTTTAAAAATAATCTTTCAATGTAAAAAGGTACTAATGGAAGCAATTCACCTTGAATAATATAGATATCATATTGCGATGTTGACCTTAATAAAATTATAATTCTAGTTATTAATAATTTAATTAACTTAAAAAGCTTAGGTGTCTGATTATTAAACCTTCGTTCCAGATATTCATTATCCAGTAAAGAGTGAATATCTAAAATGATTCCATTTTCTAAAAGAAAATCTTTATATTGAGATAGCCTGACTCTATGACTGGCTGCCTTAGGACCATATAAAGCTAGTCCAAGAATACGAAGGGGCATTTATATAATAATCCTTTTATACAATTTATTATACTCAGAACTTCCATAATATAAAGAGAAGTTATTCATAGCAACTTCTCTACATACAAGATTAATATCAGGTTTATTTATTAGCAATTCTAACTCGTCTAAAGAGCTTGAAATAGCTTTGGTGTCTATATTACTAATTACTATTCCAAACTTTAAATTTCGAATTAATTGATCCAAATCGCCTACACCAGAATTGATTACAACTGGTCTTCCACAAGCTAAAGATTCGGCTAACCTTGTAGGGAAACTTCCTAATTTGCTTAATCCTGGTGTAAAAAACATAACAGTAGCTGAAAATCTACTAATAATTGATGGCATTTGAATTGGATCAGCTGAATAAACCCTTAATCTAGAAAGTAATTTTAAATTATTCTTAAAACAATGTTTAATATCAGAAGGATTGTCATTAGTAACTATTTCGAATAATGCATTTGGGTCTCTAATTGAGAGCAAACTAAAAAACTCTATCAACCAATCTATTTGAAACCATCCACTTAGAACAGTACCATAACATCCATATATTCTAGGATTTAAGTTAGGGTTTAAATTAGAAAAAAATCTATCTACGTCTACACAAGTTGGAATCACAGAATAAATCTTATTTGAAAAATGATTATTATATTTACTATTTAAATAACCAATAGCACCATTAGTTAAAGAAACTACTGCTGCTGAATCCTTAATACAAATTCCTTCAAGAGTAGATAAAATCCTATATCTTAATGAACCTCTATTAAGACGTTTAGAAGAAACAAGTTCTTCTAGCCAAAGTGCTCTCATATCAAAAATAAAAGGAACACGAAGAATTTTATAAATAAAAGCAGCTATAAAAGCTGGTACATAAGAGCGTGCATGAATTAAATGATATTTACGTTTTTTTATGATCTCTATTATAGAAACCAATAATAATTGTAAAAGGGAGAGTAGTGGTTTTCCTTGAATAAACTTTAAAGGAATCCATGTAATCCCTAGCGTAGTCAGTTCATTATTTAAACTAGTCTTATAAGAAATGAAATTACTAATATTTTCTTTCTCAAATGAAATAATAGTAATGTTATATGATTTAGATAAGTATTTTAAATAAGGTAGTATCTGACTTTGTCCAAGTGGTTCTAACAGCGCATTTCTAGTTAAATATAATACATTTTTCATGTCCATTTTTCAAGCCAAGCTTGCCACATAAGAATAGTCCATATTTTATATGGGCTATTCTTATGTGTATTCAAATGCTTTTCCCAAGTTTTATTTACCATTGAAGGGTTAAGAAAT
It encodes:
- the rfbB gene encoding dTDP-glucose 4,6-dehydratase; the encoded protein is MKRNLLITGGAGFIGSNLVFNWIKKNPDDKIIVLDALTYAGNISNIKDLIENKDIIFEQVNLLDRVRLDSVISKYNITHVIHMAAESHVDRSILNPKMFIETNVVGTFNLLESFRLHWQKSDYNANFKFLHVSTDEVFGALSDNEESFCETTNYKPSSPYSASKASSDHLAWSWHKTYNLPILISNCSNNYGPFQFPEKLIPLTIQNILLGKSIPIYGKGSNIRDWLHVDDHCRALDLILSKAKPGSRYCIGGNNEIRNLDLVILICELMDQSSYQLPITPSKDLLNFVTDRVGHDYRYAINSECINNQLGWNPEISLKDGLKKTIKWYINNQHWLQDISMKNKFTSS
- the rfbA gene encoding glucose-1-phosphate thymidylyltransferase RfbA, translating into MKQRKGIILAGGSGTRLHPITKGVSKQLLPVYDKPMIYYPITTLMLAGIKDILIITTPHEHINFKRLLGDGSCWGINLKYEVQNHPDGLAQAFIIGKDFLQNGPAALILGDNLFHGDQLRKQLLKSNDRKKGATVFAYPVKDPERYGVIELNENGRVISIEEKPKVPKSKYALTGLYFYDSSIIEKAQKVKPSKRGELEITDINQMYLNEDTLNVELMSRGTAWLDTGTCESLHDAASYIRTLENRQGLKIGCPEEISWRQGLINKDQLIELANKQEKSGYGKYLIELVK
- the rfbC gene encoding dTDP-4-dehydrorhamnose 3,5-epimerase, with protein sequence MNIIEMSIPEVLLIEPKVYSDDRGFFLETTRHSIHKEIGLPDFVQHNQSRSSIGVLRGLHYQLVQPQGKLVRCSRGKVFDVAVDIRVESENFGRYVSVILDDVDHNQLWIPPGFAHGFLVLSEIADICYMCTEYYYKEYEFGILWSDPEINIKWPKIDKVKRPILSQRDLKNKKLSDQSNDNLPSLN
- a CDS encoding glycosyltransferase family 4 protein; translated protein: MAKNIYNPKVLLVANSGWYIYNFRLSLLEQLVAEGFDVHIVVPLDFYSDLIFNRGFTVHQWKISRRSINPIKEFLSLIDLIRIYKREKPIILHHFTIKACIYGTIAARNAGIYKVINAITGLGHVFLSTKKRMRFLRTFFKPLYRALFIDSRGLVVFQNADDQEELIKMGLVNSTNSKLIRGSGVDIDYFKNIEEHKLNKPLKLLFPARLIREKGIQETINACKELWDDNYKFKLIIAGEIDSGNRSSLTSVEIDELKSLQNIVILGHVEDMKSVYADVDIVIMPSWREGLSRSLIEAAAMQRGIITTDVPGCKDVVEHGISGILIPLKDQYAIKLAIQLFYHNPELINKYGLEAREKVKREFQVPLVIKSTVEEYYKLLNN
- a CDS encoding glycosyltransferase, with the translated sequence MKNVLYLTRNALLEPLGQSQILPYLKYLSKSYNITIISFEKENISNFISYKTSLNNELTTLGITWIPLKFIQGKPLLSLLQLLLVSIIEIIKKRKYHLIHARSYVPAFIAAFIYKILRVPFIFDMRALWLEELVSSKRLNRGSLRYRILSTLEGICIKDSAAVVSLTNGAIGYLNSKYNNHFSNKIYSVIPTCVDVDRFFSNLNPNLNPRIYGCYGTVLSGWFQIDWLIEFFSLLSIRDPNALFEIVTNDNPSDIKHCFKNNLKLLSRLRVYSADPIQMPSIISRFSATVMFFTPGLSKLGSFPTRLAESLACGRPVVINSGVGDLDQLIRNLKFGIVISNIDTKAISSSLDELELLINKPDINLVCREVAMNNFSLYYGSSEYNKLYKRIII
- a CDS encoding glycosyltransferase, giving the protein MPLRILGLALYGPKAASHRVRLSQYKDFLLENGIILDIHSLLDNEYLERRFNNQTPKLFKLIKLLITRIIILLRSTSQYDIYIIQGELLPLVPFYIERLFLKLPYIYDYDDAFYLKYNYFPLNIILKNKFKNVIKNALSVAAGNNLLYKYAFKNNQYVFRLPSVVDTNIYKSLPILKNKNDVFTLGWLGSPTTADYLKILIEPLKFISQRIPIRLVVIGGEPPSIPGIQIVQRKWNLNTHVEEIQKFDVGLMPLPDNAWTRGKCAYKLIQYMSCGIPVIASSVGANLDVVPSNCGFLVSNKHEWIEAIQLLSSDKNLRESMGKASSKWVLNEYSLQKNKSELLKMLIDTKSRIKH